TTTTTATCTATTGTCCATTTAGTAATTATTTCACTGTatttaatttcttgaattaaatttcatctgtgtttaatttcttgaattaaatttcatctgtattaatgaattaaataacaTGAACATattatatacatcataataaattGCAAAGTTGACTTTAAAATAAGCTTGTTTTCTTGAATGATATTTCTTACATCAATGAAATATAAACATTAGatatgagatttttttttaatattatcttAGAAAATAACTACATTCCTAATACTTTCAAGAAGTTGGAACATTTTCAtacaattttataatatttttcatatttatgTCTTCAATCTTGATGACTCTATGAATTATGATCATAAGTATTGCAATATAATTTGTGAAAATTGATTGTGAAATTGTGAATTTTTAAAATACAGGACAAGTAGAGACGTGACAATAAATAGGAGATTTTAGAGAACATAGATAATTCTGCGACAAAAGAGAAATATTTAACACACACAAACAAAAAATCTTTATTGAAATTCAAAAAGAGATTATATCTTGCAAGTCATATATTAAGCATTACAATTGACAGATTTTTTATAAAGGTTTTAACCTCTTGGAACAAATAGTTCACTCCTATATTTAGGTTGATTACATCTCATGCATTCAACATGCATTATTCAAACAACTCAACTAACTCACAACTCTAAAAAAAATGTAAACTAAATTCTAAATTAGCATCCTAAAATTAGAACTATAACATTGTAATCATCAAAATATTGCATGATGGCGAGGCTCATGAATCAGTTCTCAACACCCCCCTTGATCCTAGGACTCACAATTTGATATCAAAGATTTGGAAAATTAGATCTTTGCAACTCAATGTGACCTTATTAGTACACGATAACTTGAAGTGGCATATTCCAAACCTCTGCAATGTCAATCATAGCAAGCAATCATTATATGCTTGACTTGAACATCCTAATTGTGTCTAATCACTTTTTTCATTAACATGTGAACATTTAGGTTTACAcaaccttctaaacatattcattAGCATTTGCCAACATTATCCAACAATCCAACCATAATCAATTTGCATACAACATTTCATAGATTGTCCATTTCTTTCTTTGTTCCAACATGACCTTTGACAATGATTTTCAACCCACAAATTGAACAAGGGTGAAGATCCCAACACTTGTCTTATTTatgtccttctctatggcaatgtgaaCATTGAATTCTTTCAACTGATTTGAACGTAACATCAAATATCTCTTTCTTATCATGTCACATGCTAGCTTAATAGGCTCTCTTATTCCTTGCTCATGCTTTCCCAAAAATTTTCCTCTAtaacccattttttgcatgatcttcaaaCCAATATTCTTTTCAGAATAACCTTTGTTTTTAACATCACAACTTGCATCTGTACAATCTAACACATCCTTAGTTTTAACTTCACCATCTTCATCAGAAGAAAATTTCGTTACATCAACCACATCAATTGATTTCTCAAGGGAACAAAACAAATCTTCTATGCTACATGAGACATCATGAACTAATGACCTTACTTTCAAACACTCATTTTATTTTTCTAACAATTTTTACTTTTGTTTTAATTCTCCATTTTTTTGCTTAACTTTCTCCAAttccttttcaagaatataattGTCACATGAACTTTCATAAATATATTTTCTCAACTCAGTTATAGTTTCTACCATTTCTAAATTAGacattttcaatttcaccaattccTCTTTCAATAGATCTTTCTCACATATTAAACTTGTGTTTTCTTTTTTCACCTTTTTGTCTAACTTCctcattaaaataaatttaaactcACCTTATATACTTAATTGTGATTATGAATGGCTAGCTTAAAAAATAGTATGATATTCCTAGCTTCTAATTGTGCAAATCTTCAATCTTCTGCATCTTACAAAACTAGTCCAATCATTTTATGAATAGGACAACTAACTTAAACTTCTCGAACAACAACCATAGCTTTGACTAGGCAAActataccaaaaaaaataaaaaattgtaaactTTGTTTCCTCACTTGGCGGCTAATAAACTTCAAGGCAATGCTCTCTTTTTCAAACTGACGAGAAATAAAATCTTTGAATGACTTAATCTTCTATAAACTATCTTTTGGTTGCGGTATTTTCTTTCCTCTCTAATGGGTACTGCAAATACATCGATTACAGTCCCAAATTTTCTTTGGCAATTTTTTATAGACATGGAAGAAATTTGCATGCCTTCAATCTTGTCCACTTCAGTCATCTACTACTCTCTTAACACAAAACAATCATCAACATCCTTATGATGGCTTCAACAAACTGCCCTTCCACGAAGCTTCACCTCTCACAATTTCTACACACTTTGGCGATGGTAAAACTTTGTGATTTTATTCAAAACTTCAACAATGCCTACATCTTCTACTCCACTCTGATAACATTTGGAAAATTTTAAAACAGAGGATAAGTAGAAGCACTTGGACAATAAACAAAGGATTTTAAAAAACATAGATAATATTGTTACAACAGAGAAAGATTTAACACAAACACACAAACAAAAAAATCTTTATTGAATTTCAAAAAGAGATTACATCTTGCAAGTCATATATGAAGCATTACAATTGGCATTTTTTTTTGGAGGTTGCAGCCTCTTAGATATATTTAGGTCGATTACATCTCATACATTCAACATCCATTATTCAAATAGCTCAATTAACTCATAGTTCTAAAAATAAATGTGAACTAAATTCTAAACTATAGCAATCTAAAATTAAAAATGCAACATTGTAATCATCAAAATACTGTCGTGAATCAATTCTCAACAATGATTGTGTTCAAATGTAACTGACTAATGTTACAACAATCACCAACACCTTTACCCTATAACCCTATATGAAACAACTATAACCGGAAACATATGTAATGCATGTCTGATTATTATAATTGTTTCCAAATAGGTGGTTTCTTAAAAACATTAACAATTCGATAAACTCCAAAATTATTGGACGAGCGCTTGCAACGATCTCTGATATTGTTCCATGTCACCTTCTAATTTTCCTTCCAATATCCGAACAACTTGAGCCATGCTTGGcctctcaatctcatccttttgaATGCACAAAAAGCTTACCACAGCTGctcttctcacctcttcaacatccGCCTTGTCTGCAATCCTTTCATCCACAATACCGATTGTGTTTCCCTTCTGAATTTGATCTGCTGCCCAAGCCGGAAAGTAGTGCTGAGATTCTTGCAGGCTCAAGTTACTATTTCGTCGGCCTGAGATTATTTCGAATAGGGTCATGCCGAAGCTGTATACATCCACCTTCACTGTTATTGGCAAGCCCGAGAGCCACTCGGGAGCCAAATACCCTCTTGATCCTCTTGTTGTCGTCAGCACTCTGCTGAAATCTCTGCCAACAAGCTTTGCCAGCCCAAAATCAGCCACTTTTGGAGAGAAATCCGCATCTAGAAGGATATTTTCTGGCTTGATATCGCAATGGATGATGCGATCTCTGCATTCTTCGTGGAGATAAAGTAACCCTCTTGCAGTGCCCAAAGCTATTCCAAATCTGGTATTCCAGTCCAACACCTTGTCTGGTTCATTAGACTTGGTGGACAAGAAAGAGTCGAGAGACCCATTTTGTATGTACTCATAAACAAGCATTCTTTTAGATCCCTCTGCACAGAATCCACAGAGCTTCACCAAATTCACATGATGTATGTTTCCAATAGTGCTTATTTCAGCACGGAACTGCTTTTCTGCTTTTGCTGAAATCTCCAACTTCTTCACGGCTACAAGTTTATTGTCTGGCAGAGTTCCTTTGAAGACAGAGCCTAATGCTCCCTTTCCCAACTTATGGGAGAAATTCTTTGTTGCAACTTTGAGTTCTTTGTAGGTGAATGTTCTGAGCAATGTTGGTGTGTCCTGCTTCGCGACTTTCTCAAGCAATCTTCGTCGCCTGCGCTGAATAAAGCATGCACCAATAAACAGAATACTCAAAACGGCAACACCCAAAGGAACTGAAATGGAAAGTGCAACTACTCTGCTGCTGCTTTTTCCTGAGCTGGCTGACAACTGTGACGCATCAGAAGCAGCCAATCGAATGAACAAGGGCTGGCCATCAGAAGAAATAGCCTTATCCCGCATGCTTAACAGATCGCCAAACCACATTTTACAAACGGGAGAATTTGAATCAGCGAAAGAAAAAGCCGTGCAGAAGCAATTGTTGAGACAAGCAGTTTTGCATCCTCGTAGAGTAGAGTTTGACATAATTTGAAAAGGCTCTTCATCGGACAAGGACTTATCAGTGGCTTGGAGGAAACCATCGGTGGTGCCACGGCCACTGCCATTAATGGAGGAGCAGTTTAATGGAGTACGCCGAACACAACCGCTTAGCCACCATTCCTGAGAATTCCAGGCAGCAGCGTCTCTTGGGTTGAAGCCTTCCAGGCATCTGCACGACTGAATTTTTTCTTGGGGGAAACACACTCCATAAGGCCCGCATATACCATACACGCCACATCTTAATTGGGGCTGAAACCAAATCACATTCCAGCTATTATTATTAACCCAATAGTACACTGATATCTCGCCTTTCCAGTTGACTCTCACCATCATTGTACCAGCCTCGGGTGCAAGCTTATACGTGTAATACATTCTTGTGGGAGAGAACACTACGAGTTCCTCCTTCAAAATGGAATAAGATGGAGACCCTGGCAAAGTGGCGAAGTAGCTACCGGTCCATTCTCCCGTACTGTGATATGAAACACCATTTTTATACTGCAGTAAGACGTCAGTCTTACCAGGGgatggattcatttgttcaaagaAGGGCCCAGGCGCTGGATCCACCGAACTCTTCCAGGAGATTATTTTCAAGCCCTTCCAAAACTTCATGGTAGGCAAAAATGTATCTGTGGGATTTGCAAAACTCTCCCACACAATCTCAGAAGTGTTTTGGGTGCCGAAAAGAACAAAATTGCCAACGTCGAGTATGGAAGCCCTCGATGCCTTTGTTTGGTGAGTATTATTACTCGACCAAATGGCTTTTCCTTGCAAATCAGAGACAGTGAGATAACCAGTTGAAGAGAGCGTAAAAACGCCAGGCATGCCTCTGACAGGAGTCTCCCTGTTAGCCACCCAAACGATGGTCTTGTCAGGGATTTGGGCATACCAGATCCCAACATACCAGTTGTTGGTTCCGTTGGGAGTAAAAAATCCCAGTTCAAAAGCGCCATTCTTTGAGATGATGGTCTGCTTTCCCTTCAGAGAAGCCCCCAAAGAGAGGGTGTCTCCACCATGGACAAATATATCGCAACTCTCGTGGGGAATAAGTATAGCGAGAGCTAACATGAAACGTTTCAAAAAGTTGATTGCTAAACGATCCATTTTCTTTCGGCTATGATTTCTTTCACCTAGTTACAGATGTCTAGCAATGGAAGAAATATCTATCTGTGGCGAACAGATAGATTTTACTGGGATATAAATAGACCAGCTATGTGCAAACTACTTTTGTTTACTTCGGAAAATTACTCGTTCTTAGCTGGGAAGTTGTCCATTGAACTGAAATAAAATCGGATTCTAATATCAAATCAAGGGCACATCTGATTAAGACTTTGACGGTAGATTAACTATCCTCCATATTTGTCACCCGTCGTATTTACTTTACACCTTATGTGTCTGAATTCCATAAACCATGCCATTTGCCGATACAAAATTTCCAAACTACTTTTGTTGACTTGAAAAATTACCATTTTGAATAGATTTCAGACACTCATAATCTCCCAATGTCACACTAACATATTCAATACTTCTATGAATCTCCAGGAAAAACTCTTAAAATAGAAGAATCTCAATACTTGTCGCCCATGTGTTGGTGGCAGCTGAGTATTGGGCTCATTTTCACTGACCCATATGAGTGATGTCTCTTCTTCACGTCATTATATGCATTCTTTTCGATGAGTCCTTTGTATATTGCCAAGGCTCCCATCTTACATCCCTGTCCCACCGACAGCTGAAAAGGACAGAAACTACTAATAGTTAAAAACAATGATAATATACagtttattttaataattaaagtCGTCAGGAATGATCATTTATCTAAAAATCAGCTACAATCaataatatggattgtggaaatctgataaatttaattaaatgatagtAAAACggtaataatataaataaattatgttgtaACCATTAAAGAAGTGAAGGAATGATCATTTACCAAAATGCCAATGTCACAAAAGGGTGAAATTCAAATAAACAGATACATTGCGGTCACtccattttaaaattttctaaTATTAGTAAAGTAAATTTACAAAGAATCGAAGCACTAGAGAACATTGCATTTTTAATTGAAAGTATTATAATTAATACTTGCTCGCAATGACTTGATTTAAGTGGGAGATGATTTTtgaatttataattttaataaatgtgcttgtttttttattttgattgtgtatgtttgtttgcatcaatgtttcggatcacactctgtgattcatcatcaagatgatagaAAGTTCAAGGAGTAGATTAATGGCATATTGCCATTTTTCTAGTCCTTGAGGTTTCTATCATCCCGATGATTGCCATTTTTCTACTCCTTGAGCTTTCTATCATCccaatgatggatcacaaagtgtgatccgaaacattaaTGCAAACAAACATACACAATCAAAATCAGAAGTGAGCACATTTactaatatggattgtggaaaactaataTATTTACTTAAAATTTTAGTCAAGTTGATCTTGACTATCAAGTGTTTATtactcattctttccatctctttaGAGTAAGAGGAGGGCAACATCTATGTAGATATCAGGATGTATAtttgatcatatttattaattaattgaaaattaaaatatatatattttgatttgttattaattaattacgCCTAAAGGCAACAATAGAATGTCACCAAATctataaaaacaaaaagaaatggtTCACATTCCTATCATTTACCAAAATATACCAAGTGCAAAATTTAAAACATATGAAAGttggcattcctttgggtgaagtaGGAAGTAAATGGGTATTTGAAACAAGAAACGATAAAAGTTACCAATGGGATGAATATAGTTGTGAAGGTAAAATGACTTCTTTTTTGTAAAGTCTCTCTTTCTACACTTGTAACTCCCAAGCTTCAAAAGAATTTTTAATGTCTCCCTACCACGATTAGCAAGAAACACATTACATATCTTTCTTGGAGATGTTTGACTGTATAATTTTTTTGCTTTTTACAATATTACAAATTATGATTTTGAGTAGCTTAAAACTATTTCTTTTTCTAATCGAAGAACACATTTCACCTTAGTCTTTGCATGCAGTAAGAAAAGGGTTTCGAAAGCATTATAGCAGAAAGAAGGAGTCTTAATTTTTGCCGCCTCAATTCCACTTTTGTATTTAGATATTCTTAGGGAATTTATTAGTGGCTGGTTCATGAGACCCATTAATGGATTTCCACAAGAATATTTGTGTATTTATGTTTATATTGTTTAGATTTTGTTATGTTAATTTGGATTTCATTGTTAGAGCCCATCAATAAATCAATCCACTCGCATCAAATGTACTCTTCTTAAATTGACATTATGGCAAGCTTAAGAATAAACCATAGCTCGACAAAAAAGACTGTCCAATTACATTAACATTAATATTAATTGATGGCTGCTAATACGACTCAAATCCCAACCTCCCAAATCATTGTTTAAGGGcattattttatttgcaaattttttaattttttttttggattaagaAACCCTTACATCATAGCAGCCACATAATGGCTCCAATAAATACTTTAAATACATGCATTTGTAACAAATTTGAATGTGCTAGAGATTAGTTTTTGCTTTTCGAAGTTTGTTAATTTTGTACTTAAATGGGTTAAATTTGAAGGTGTAGAAGGAAAAAAATGAAGGCAATGTGATGAGATATGTTATTAGTTGAAGGAAATAGATACAAAATATAAAGTAGTAATACCACCATTGGAGGAATAACAAACATGTACCTTTGTGAACAACAGaagtgaaaagaaaaataaataaatgatgatattatgCTAATGATCCCCCCGTTAACACATTATTTCTACAACTACATCCCA
This genomic stretch from Cryptomeria japonica chromosome 8, Sugi_1.0, whole genome shotgun sequence harbors:
- the LOC131032394 gene encoding G-type lectin S-receptor-like serine/threonine-protein kinase At2g19130; translated protein: MDRLAINFLKRFMLALAILIPHESCDIFVHGGDTLSLGASLKGKQTIISKNGAFELGFFTPNGTNNWYVGIWYAQIPDKTIVWVANRETPVRGMPGVFTLSSTGYLTVSDLQGKAIWSSNNTHQTKASRASILDVGNFVLFGTQNTSEIVWESFANPTDTFLPTMKFWKGLKIISWKSSVDPAPGPFFEQMNPSPGKTDVLLQYKNGVSYHSTGEWTGSYFATLPGSPSYSILKEELVVFSPTRMYYTYKLAPEAGTMMVRVNWKGEISVYYWVNNNSWNVIWFQPQLRCGVYGICGPYGVCFPQEKIQSCRCLEGFNPRDAAAWNSQEWWLSGCVRRTPLNCSSINGSGRGTTDGFLQATDKSLSDEEPFQIMSNSTLRGCKTACLNNCFCTAFSFADSNSPVCKMWFGDLLSMRDKAISSDGQPLFIRLAASDASQLSASSGKSSSRVVALSISVPLGVAVLSILFIGACFIQRRRRRLLEKVAKQDTPTLLRTFTYKELKVATKNFSHKLGKGALGSVFKGTLPDNKLVAVKKLEISAKAEKQFRAEISTIGNIHHVNLVKLCGFCAEGSKRMLVYEYIQNGSLDSFLSTKSNEPDKVLDWNTRFGIALGTARGLLYLHEECRDRIIHCDIKPENILLDADFSPKVADFGLAKLVGRDFSRVLTTTRGSRGYLAPEWLSGLPITVKVDVYSFGMTLFEIISGRRNSNLSLQESQHYFPAWAADQIQKGNTIGIVDERIADKADVEEVRRAAVVSFLCIQKDEIERPSMAQVVRILEGKLEGDMEQYQRSLQALVQ